The Medicago truncatula cultivar Jemalong A17 chromosome 4, MtrunA17r5.0-ANR, whole genome shotgun sequence genome includes a region encoding these proteins:
- the LOC25493598 gene encoding expansin-like B1 codes for MDLSFKHQFSLVCVILLFPVLCNCKEYYTKSRASYYGTSDGYGNPRGACGFGDYGKTVNDGSVTAVSAKLWKNGGGCGACYQVRCKIPQYCDDNGALVVVTDYGEGDRTDFIMSPRAFSGLGRNAAASEKLKKYGVLDVEYKRVSCTFKGNNIVYQINEHSQNPGYIAIVILYVGGTYDVNAVEMWQKEQHKWEYMRRSYGAVFDYANPPKGEIRLRFQVSSNVGVNWVESRFAIPAGWKAGATYSTKIQT; via the exons ATGGATCTTAGTTTTAAGCATCAATTTAGCCTTGTCTGTGTTATTCTGTTGTTTCCAGTACTATGTAATTGCAAGGAATATTATACCAAATCCAGAGCTTCCTATTATGGCACCTCTGACGGCTATGGAAATCCAA gAGGTGCTTGTGGTTTTGGAGACTATGGAAAGACAGTCAATGATGGCAGTGTAACAGCTGTGTCTGCAAAGTTGTGGAAGAATGGAGGAGGCTGTGGTGCATGCTATCAA GTGAGATGCAAAATACCACAATATTGTGATGACAATGGAGCATTGGTGGTGGTAACCGACTATGGTGAGGGAGATAGAACTGACTTCATAATGAGTCCACGCGCCTTCTCAGGATTGGGACGCAACGCAGCTGCATCTGAAAAGCTGAAGAAATATGGAGTATTGGATGTTGAATACAAAAGGGTCTCATGTACATTTAAAGGTAACAATATCGTGTACCAGATCAATGAGCACAGTCAAAACCCAGGTTACATTGCTATCGTGATCCTCTACGTTGGTGGAACGTATGATGTCAATGCTGTTGAGATGTGGCAG AAAGAACAGCACAAATGGGAGTACATGCGTCGGTCTTATGGGGCAGTATTTGACTATGCTAACCCACCCAAAGGTGAAATCAGATTGAGGTTTCAAGTTAGTAGCAATGTTGGGGTCAATTGGGTGGAGTCAAGGTTCGCAATACCTGCAGGTTGGAAAGCTGGTGCTACTTATTCCACCAAGATTCAGACTTAA
- the LOC25493595 gene encoding expansin-like B1 — protein sequence MELSFKHQLGLVCIILLLPQLCTSQDSFTDSRATYYGSPDCYGTPRGACGFGEYGRTVNDGNVAGVSKLWKNGTGCGACYQVRCKIPQYCDENGATVVVTDYGEGDRTDFIMSPRGYAKLGRNADASAELFKYGVVDIEYKRVPCMYSGYNIVAQVHERSKNPDYFAVVVLYVDGMYDVNAVEMWQEDCQEWRPMRRAYGVVFDYANPPSGEINLRFQVSGNEGVYWVQSKNAIPSDWKAGAAYDTMVQLN from the exons ATGGAACTCAGTTTTAAGCACCAACTTGGCCTTGTTTGTATCATACTGCTCTTACCTCAGCTCTGTACCTCACAAGACTCCTTTACTGACTCCAGAGCAACATATTACGGTAGCCCAGATTGCTATGGGACTCCAA GGGGAGCTTGTGGCTTTGGAGAATATGGAAGGACAGTGAATGATGGCAATGTTGCTGGTGTGTCTAAGCTATGGAAGAATGGCACTGGCTGCGGTGCATGCTATCAG GTGAGGTGTAAAATACCACAATACTGCGATGAAAATGGAGCAACCGTAGTGGTAACAGACTATGGTGAAGGAGACAGAACAGACTTCATAATGAGTCCACGAGGCTACGCGAAATTAGGACGCAATGCAGATGCATCTGCAGAGCTATTCAAATATGGTGTAGTAGATATTGAATACAAAAGAGTCCCATGTATGTACAGTGGCTATAACATAGTGGCTCAAGTCCATGAACGCAGCAAAAATCCTGATTACTTTGCTGTTGTAGTTCTCTATGTAGATGGAATGTATGATGTCAATGCTGTTGAAATGTGGCAG GAAGATTGCCAAGAATGGAGGCCAATGAGGAGAGCTTATGGAGTAGTGTTTGACTATGCCAATCCTCCAAGTGGTGAAATAAATTTGAGGTTCCAAGTGAGTGGAAATGAAGGTGTTTATTGGGTGCAGTCCAAGAATGCTATCCCTAGTGATTGGAAGGCTGGAGCTGCATATGACACTATGGTTCAGCTTAATTAG
- the LOC25493597 gene encoding 1-aminocyclopropane-1-carboxylate oxidase homolog 1, whose protein sequence is MASLESFSDLKKAQVQAFDDSKTGVKGILDSGITKIPSIFHVNLEKSTQNSPTHESSFTTIPIIDLQHIKRVELVDQIKNASKNWGFFQVINHGIPLHVLDEMINGICRFHEQDAEAKKPFYSRDKDKKVRYFSNGKLFRDMAANWRDTIAFAANPNLPNPEELPAVCRDIVAEYSKQVKALGVTIFELLSEVLGLNLSYLNEMECAKALYIMGQYYPQCPEPELTMGIAKHTDCAFMTILLQNQIEGLQVLHENRWVNVPPVHGALVVNIGDILQLMTNDTFISVNHRVLSRNIGPRISVATFFMNFTISECTSKVYGPIKELLSEENPPIYRDITMKEILTNYYAKGISGNACLRPLKL, encoded by the exons ATGGCATCATTAGAATCATTTAGCGACTTAAAAAAAGCACAAGTTCAAGCATTTGATGATTCCAAAACTGGTGTAAAAGGTATACTAGATTCTGGCATAACAAAGATACCTTCCATTTTTCATGTTAACTTGGAAAAATCTACTCAAAATTCACCTACTCATGAATCCAGCTTCACCACCATCCCCATCATAGATCTTCAACACATCAAAAGAGTTGAGCTAGTTGACCAAATCAAGAATGCTTCCAAGAACTGGGGATTTTTCCAAGTGATCAATCATGGTATTCCACTTCATGTTTTGGATGAGATGATCAATGGAATTTGTAGATTTCATGAACAAGATGCTGAAGCTAAGAAACCCTTTTACTCAAGAGATAAAGATAAGAAAGTTAGGTATTTCTCTAATGGGAAGTTGTTTAGGGACATGGCTGCTAATTGGAGGGATACAATTGCATTTGCTGCAAATCCTAATCTTCCCAATCCAGAAGAGTTACCAGCAGTATGTAG AGATATTGTGGCTGAATATTCAAAACAAGTAAAAGCATTGGGTGTTACGATCTTTGAGTTATTGTCAGAAGTTCTTGGCCTCAATCTTTCTTACCTTAATGAAATGGAATGTGCTAAAGCACTTTATATCATGGGACAATACTATCCACAATGCCCTGAACCAGAATTAACTATGGGAATTGCAAAACACACCGATTGTGCCTTCATGACGATacttcttcaaaatcaaatagAGGGTCTTCAAGTTCTTCACGAGAACCGATGGGTCAATGTTCCTCCAGTGCATGGAGCTCTTGTTGTAAATATTGGGGATATCCTACAG CTAATGACGAATGACACGTTCATCAGTGTTAATCACCGGGTGTTGTCAAGGAATATAGGTCCTAGAATATCTGTAGCAACCTTCTTTATGAATTTTACTATATCTGAATGCACATCAAAAGTTTATGGTCCAATAAAGGAATTGTTATCAGAAGAAAACCCTCCAATCTATAGAGATATTACTATGAAAGAAATCTTGACAAATTATTATGCGAAAGGCATTAGTGGGAATGCTTGCTTGCGTCCGTTAAAGTTGTGA
- the LOC25493594 gene encoding ATP-dependent Clp protease proteolytic subunit-related protein 4, chloroplastic produces the protein MEVATANASFTFLSKKPMLISPSSSRTLSPIRPIKSSFFRNSISTDFVAPSSAITSSTSHFSGHKLRPPCLNPATFQSSGSKRGVVTMVIPFSRGTAWEQPPPDLASYLYKNRIVYLGMSLVPSVTELMVAEFLYLQYDDETKPIYMYINSTGTTKGGEKLGYETEALAVYDLMRYIKPPIFTLCVGNAWGEAALLLAAGAKGNRSALPSSTIMIRQPIARFQGQATDVNLARKEITRVKTELVNLLAKHTEKTPEQIEADIRRPKYFSPTEAVEYGIIDKVLYNERGSMDRGVVSNLKKAQLI, from the exons ATGGAGGTTGCAACCGCAAACGCATCGTTCACCTTCTTATCAAAAAAGCCCATGCTCatttcaccctcttcatcacgAACCCTATCCCCTATCAGACCCATCAAATCCTCTTTCTTCAGAAACTCCATTTCCACGGATTTCGTCGCTCCTTCTTCCGCAATCACCAGTTCCACTAGTCATTTCTCCGGCCACAAGCTCCGTCCTCCGTGCCTCAATCCCGCCACGTTTCAAAGCTCAGGCAGTAAAAGAGGCGTCGTTACTATG GTTATTCCTTTCTCAAGAGGGACTGCATGGGAGCAACCTCCACCAGACTTAGCTTCTTACCTGTACAAAAATCGAATTGTTTACTTGGGCATGTCTCTCGTTCCATCTGTTACAGAGTTGATGGTTGCTGAATTTCTTTACCTTCAATATGACGATGAAACAAAACCCATTTATATGTACATAAACTCCACCGGAACAACAAAG GGAGGTGAGAAGTTGGGTTATGAGACTGAAGCACTTGCAGTTTATGATTTGATGAG GTACATCAAGCCTCCTATTTTTACTCTCTGTGTTGGCAATGCTTGGGGAGAGGCAGCCTTACTTTTGGCTGCTGGTGCAAAGGGTAACCGTTCAGCTTTGCCATCATCAACTATAATGATAAGACAG CCTATTGCGCGGTTTCAAGGTCAAGCAACAGACGTCAACCTTGCAAGAAAAGAAATCACTAGAGTGAAGACAGAATTG GTTAATTTGTTAGCAAAGCACACTGAAAAAACACCTGAGCAGATTGAAGCTGATATTCGGCGCCCAAAGTATTTTAGTCCAACTGAAGCTGTTGAGTATGGAATCATAGACAAG GTTTTGTACAATGAGAGGGGCTCTATGGACCGTGGAGTTGTTTCTAACCTTAAAAAGGCACAGCTTATTTGA
- the LOC25493593 gene encoding light-harvesting complex-like protein 3 isotype 2, chloroplastic has protein sequence MSTTMSMSMASFSPLTRISTTYSSLSKPHHHPNHSNNHFTLTLRPKNLPLLSLSPLRASAGTSDSAETAVKPPPENISVGTNGSASAVPVAEEVKVSSAFVDPRWVAGTWDLMQFRKNGTTDWDAVIDAEARRRKWLETNPESSSNDNPVVFDTSIVPWWAWIKRFHLPEAELLNGRAAMIGFFMTYLVDSLTGVGLVDQMNNFFCKTLLFVAVGGVLLIRKNEDVDTFKKLLEETTFYDKQWQATWQDENSSTSRKD, from the exons ATGTCAACAACTATGTCTATGTCTATGGCTTCTTTTTCTCCTCTCACTAGAATCTCAACCACTTATTCTTCACTCTCCAAACCCCATCATCATCCAAACCACAGCAACAATCACTTTACTCTCACTCTCAGACCAAAGAATCTTCCTTTATTGTCCCTCTCTCCTTTGAGAGCTTCAGCTGGAACTTCTGATTCAGCTGAAACTGCAGTGAAACCACCACCTGAGAATATCTCTGTTGGGACAAATGGGTCTGCTTCTGCTGTTCCTGTTGCTGAGGAAGTTAAGGTTTCTAGTGCTTTTGTGGATCCTAGATGGGTTGCTGGGACTTGGGATTTGATGCAGTTTAGGAAAAATGGTACCACTGATTGGGATGCTGTTATTGATGCTG AggcaagaagaagaaaatggctCGAAACTAACCCAGAATCATCCAGCAATGACAACCCTGTAGTGTTTGACACCTCAATCGTACCTTGGTGGGCATGGATTAAAAGGTTCCATCTCCCTGAAGCTGAACTACTTAATG GTCGCGCCGCAATGATAGGATTCTTTATGACATATCTGGTTGATAGCTTGACAGGAGTAGGTCTTGTTGACCAAATGAACAACTTCTTTTGCAAAACTCTTCTCTTCGTAGCAGTGGGGGGAGTACTTCTCATCAGGAAGAATGAGGATGTTGATACTTTTAAGAAATTATTGGAGGAGACTACATTTTATGACAAGCAATGGCAAGCAACTTGGCAGGATGAGAACTCAAGCACTTCCAGAAAAGATTAG